In Oncorhynchus gorbuscha isolate QuinsamMale2020 ecotype Even-year linkage group LG03, OgorEven_v1.0, whole genome shotgun sequence, the DNA window GACAATGGTCCCAGTCCTCTGACTAATAACACTGAAAACAAAAGGCGTGTCCATGGAGAGGTCCAGCATCTGATCCCTGTGTGGTGGGACTGGGGAGGAAAGGGGGTGAGGTTGAGGTTGGAATGTCCACTGCTGAAAGGTGAGTTGTTTTGTTACCACATCTAATCAGGTTAGGTGACAGGATGGAAAGAAAAGGCAGGCAGGAGAAGCCAGTTCAGCTGGACCCGCTGATTGACAGGATGGTGGAGCTGTCCTTGGCTTTGTCAAAGAAGATGGAGGATGTGCTCTTGAGTTTGGCCTCGGTGCCAGGGGAAGAGGAACTGCCGGTTTGGCACTcctcacagcagcagcagcagcagtccaTGAAGGCCTGGCCCAGGGACTTACAGAGGCACAACAGCAGCACCGGCGTCACCGACGACTTGAAGAACAAGAAAAACTGGTTGATGAGGGCCAGTAGGGTGGCGGTGTCATCAGAGATGGGCATGGCGGTGTAGGCCAGAACGATGTTGCACACGTTCTCTGGCAGGGCGCAGATGCCGTAGACCACGGCCAGGGCCATCACGGTGCAGTTGAGCTGGCGCTCCacctgttgactgtgttgtatctTCTGCTTCTTGGAGGGGGAGCGCTCCTCCAGACGCTCAGGGATACCGTCATTGGACACGTGGCAGGTGGCCAGCTGGCACAGCAGGGTGAAGACTACGGGCAGGCAGAAGTAGCAGCCAAAGTACCACCACATGCGGCACTCGTGGTAGTTGATGACCAGGGCGTAGATGGACTCGGGGAGGTTGGAGGTGGGGTTCATGGTGCAGGAGTCCATCAACGCCCCTGTGGCTGGAGACACGGCCTGGCTGAGTTGCCATAGGAGCAGCTCTGGGGCCGCCAGCACCATGGAACCAACCCAGATGACCAGCAGCTTGGCCAGGACGGACTGACAGCGCTCCACCCGACGGGTCttgggctgggagctagtggtagCATTAAAGCGGTCGATACCCAGGGCACACAGGCTGAAGGAAGTCACCCCTAGGGAAGTCACCTAGAAGGATAAATGGAGTTAAACTTGTTAGCTATGCTAGAATTTTCATGGTGTGCTGTTGCTTCTGCAAAATCCTTACTGCAGATGGTTCTTTTGTATGACAGTTATGATCTGTTGACCTACAAATGTGGGTGGAATGAGGGAAACGTTTTCACACCTTGCACACGCCATTTATTAACACAGCATTATTTTAGAGCAGAATGTCACTGGAACTAGAAATATCCCATTAAGACTCTGAACCCATCACTCATAAATGACCCGTCACAGAGAACAGATCAAAGGCAGGATCACTGGCCATTTCAATTAGACAACAGTTTCAACATGGAAGGAGTCTTTCCAACCTGCTACATGAGCTGTAGAGATGTAAAAGTATTAGTTTAAATTGTAGTTTGACATGATAAAATTGTACACAAAATGCATGGCTTACATACAACTATGTAATTTACCATACAATTGTACTATAAATATTACATTGGTAAAAGTTTTAAACATTTACAACATTTTACATTTCAAAACACTATGTGGCCCATAAACATTACTCAACCCATACGTTTATTTTACTGGCTGATTTGCAACAATGTCATAAATCAGATCATAGCCATGCTCATTAATCACTTTCATACAGGGCCACAGTGATTCCACCATggcgcgggggggggggggaatcaaaCCCACCTCCATATATGGTACCACTCTGCATGAGATGTCCCCCAGCAGCCTCTTATTGGTGAGCTCATTGAAGACCACCACAGGTAAACAGAAGCAGAGCACCAGGAAATCCCAGAAAGCCAAGCTGGCCAGGATGTAGTTCCAGGCACTCCTCATGTAGTAGTTGTGCCAGACGATGCACATCACAGCCAGGTTCCCTATAATCCCCACAGCGAACACCACCAGGGACAGGAACATGACAGCGTAGGCAGTGTAGGAGCTGTCAGTCACTGGGTACAGAGGGTTGTGGATGTGGGTGATGCCCCGCTCTGTGGTGCTGGTATTGTCCTGGTCCCCATCTGTGTTGGCCCCAGTGGCTCCAGTGTCTAGGGTTGAGTTAGAGAACTGGGTGGCTCTGGGTGTGGTGAAGAATTCATTCTCATAAGACTGGGAGAAGGTAGACTGAGGTTCACCTGCGTCTGTGTCCATGGTCTCTGCGCCCCGCGGCGCTCTCTTGTGCTGTTTGTCAAATTGCAGTTGTTTTACATCCTCATCACCATAACCATGGCTTTGAATGACTTGAATGTTGAGATTTGACATATCCTTTTCAACAGATGCACTGTTTGTCTGTGGAACATTTTTTGCATCGGAAGCCCACACTGTCAATAGTATCACCAATGAAATAAAGGGAATCATCGTGAGATGAGTAGCCTGAAAAGTAGATTTTCTTTCAATTCCAAAACTTGCCAGCTTTGATCACTGCAGGGGACGTGGTAAAAATGAGGCCCCTCAGCAGAAGTTAATttaggagaagagaagaatgtgCCAATCCGTGGTGAGATGCTGAAGCTTGGGGAACTCTCTCTCTGCGTCCTGTGGCTGCAGTCCTATAGGAGCATCTGTGAGTCTGTTAACAAGTACACTGCCTGCCCAGACATGGGTAGCTGGTCCCTTTGGAAAGGGAAAGACAACAGTCGAACCCCATCTGTTTTTCTCTGTGGACCCCCAAAAGTGCCCTCTGCTGGTCAAAATACTTGGACATATTAGTTGCAGTTTCATGTTTTTCATGTAGGGGGCAGTATCTATGCAAAAAGTACATCAATCCCCAAACCCTATCTATTCCCATTCATTTCAATATCACTTTGTGGTGGAATCACTCAGGAAATAAAATGGCATGCAAACAAAGACACTGGCACAACATCAATAAGGACAAATGCATAAATCTTTATTGGATGTGTCGTATCTATATAACCAGATCTGTTGTGTTATCCAAAGGTGCCCTATATTTTGGTAGTAAAGGAAGTGTGTCCTGTTTCAGCTCCCCCTACTAAACCTACAACAGTATCAACAGGAAATGCCCATAGGAAAGGTGGAGATGTTTGCTTAATCTTACAATCAATTAGAATGTGGGAtaggggttaagattagggttaggggttaaggttagggttaggggttaaggttaaggttagaggttaatgttatggttagggtcagagatactgtatataatcatGCAATGGTCTTGTGTCCGCCCTAACAATGTGGAGGCGCTGTCCAAATGGCGGAAAGACAGGCCACTAGttcctggtctgcttggtctgctTAATAACCAGACCAATATAAGCAGACCGGGTGGGGGGGTTTTTTggtggggatttttttattttttttattctcATGTGGACAGATTTTGACGGGGGTAGACCCTCTagcttcacctcttcctctctgttaggggaagggttagctaacatgctaagaagTTGCAATGTAGCtaaaaaaagtagtaagtagttgcacagttgctaattagctaaaatgctaaaattGTCCATGACTTATTATTACTAACACGCAACCTTTGGGCTGCTAGACATTAAATGTTATATTCCCACCCATCCTTCCCGTAACCTTCTGATTTATGTAACATGAGCAAAAGTAACACATCATACTAATTGGGGGGAcatacatttactatgttacatctttGAGGACAGGCTGCACATTCCCACTGCCCTAAATGCttgaattgtttaaaaaaatgcttGAAGCAGGATGGTCGTTCCCTGTTTGTAAAGAGGGAGGTGATGGGATGAGTCTTCATCTCTCTGTAAATAAATGGGTGAGCAGGTTCCACAGTAAAGGTGACTTCCTAAGACTCAGATACTGTATGTTTCTAGTGTCCTTTGAAGCGGAGAGCATATTTTACAGTCGACAAAGTACAAACGCCATTCATGAAGCAGGGTATGGAACTCACTGTCAAAGCCAACATGTTACCTAGTAGGCTATAATTGTCTCTTCTGTTCCAAATTGACAAAAATATGTTGGTATTTTCACTCTTACACCTGTGTTGGCCGATATATTTTATAATGTAGTTTCTCTTGTACCTATATATGGTGGTCATTGGCTGCGGATGCAGGGGCAAGACTGAGGCTTTTTCATGGGTCATCTGTGGCAAGGACCCCAGAGAGGCTAAGTTTTGGGGTCAGACTGAAATGTGTAATGCTATGCCCTAATGAGGCAGTCGGCGTGTCTCCCCAGCAGGAGAGGCCTTTTATGGTTGCTGTGCCAATAGAGAACCAAGAACGTAGTCACTGCAGGGCAGACATAT includes these proteins:
- the LOC124022022 gene encoding G-protein coupled receptor 37-like 1, with amino-acid sequence MIPFISLVILLTVWASDAKNVPQTNSASVEKDMSNLNIQVIQSHGYGDEDVKQLQFDKQHKRAPRGAETMDTDAGEPQSTFSQSYENEFFTTPRATQFSNSTLDTGATGANTDGDQDNTSTTERGITHIHNPLYPVTDSSYTAYAVMFLSLVVFAVGIIGNLAVMCIVWHNYYMRSAWNYILASLAFWDFLVLCFCLPVVVFNELTNKRLLGDISCRVVPYMEVTSLGVTSFSLCALGIDRFNATTSSQPKTRRVERCQSVLAKLLVIWVGSMVLAAPELLLWQLSQAVSPATGALMDSCTMNPTSNLPESIYALVINYHECRMWWYFGCYFCLPVVFTLLCQLATCHVSNDGIPERLEERSPSKKQKIQHSQQVERQLNCTVMALAVVYGICALPENVCNIVLAYTAMPISDDTATLLALINQFFLFFKSSVTPVLLLCLCKSLGQAFMDCCCCCCEECQTGSSSSPGTEAKLKSTSSIFFDKAKDSSTILSISGSS